A single genomic interval of Tsukamurella paurometabola harbors:
- a CDS encoding glutathione S-transferase family protein, translating into MSEEQGSYVTANQPYERDTRYIETRITRDGRDGYPVEPGRYRLVASYACPWATRTIIVRRLLGLEDAISLGIAGPTHDKRSWTFDLDPGGLDPVLRIPRLQDAYFARVPDYPKGITVPAIVDVPTGAVVTNDFPQITLDFELEWVDFHRPGAPQLYPEDLRGEIDEVNKLVYRDVNNGVYRCGFAGSQESYDAAYDQLFSRLDWLTERLATQRYLVGDTITEADVRLFTTLARFDPVYHGHFKCNREKLSEMPVLWAYARDLFQTPGFGDSTHFEHIKRHYYEVHRDINPSGIVPKGPDLKNWFTEHGREKLGGSPFGAGTAPATLPVPAG; encoded by the coding sequence ATGAGCGAGGAACAGGGCAGCTACGTCACCGCGAATCAGCCGTACGAGCGCGACACCCGGTACATCGAAACCAGGATCACCCGCGACGGCCGGGACGGGTACCCGGTGGAACCGGGGCGGTACCGCCTGGTCGCCTCGTACGCGTGCCCGTGGGCCACGCGCACCATCATCGTGCGCCGGCTGCTGGGGCTCGAGGACGCGATCTCCCTCGGCATCGCCGGACCCACGCACGACAAGAGGTCGTGGACCTTCGACCTCGACCCCGGCGGCCTCGACCCCGTCCTCCGGATCCCGCGCCTGCAGGACGCCTACTTCGCGCGGGTTCCCGACTACCCGAAGGGCATCACCGTGCCCGCGATCGTCGACGTGCCGACCGGTGCGGTGGTCACCAACGACTTCCCGCAGATCACCCTCGACTTCGAGCTGGAGTGGGTGGACTTCCACCGGCCCGGCGCCCCGCAGCTCTACCCCGAGGATCTCCGGGGCGAGATCGACGAGGTGAACAAGCTCGTCTACCGCGACGTCAACAACGGTGTGTACCGCTGCGGCTTCGCGGGCTCGCAGGAGTCCTACGACGCGGCCTACGATCAGCTCTTCTCGCGCCTCGACTGGCTCACCGAGCGTCTCGCGACACAGCGGTACCTGGTGGGCGACACCATCACCGAGGCCGACGTACGTCTGTTCACCACGCTGGCCCGGTTCGACCCGGTGTACCACGGCCACTTCAAGTGCAACCGCGAGAAGCTCAGCGAGATGCCGGTGCTGTGGGCCTACGCCCGCGACCTGTTCCAGACCCCGGGGTTCGGCGACTCGACGCACTTCGAGCACATCAAGCGGCACTACTACGAGGTGCACCGCGACATCAACCCGTCGGGCATCGTGCCGAAGGGGCCGGACCTGAAGAACTGGTTCACCGAGCACGGCCGGGAGAAGTTGGGCGGCAGCCCCTTCGGCGCCGGCACCGCTCCCGCGACGCTACCGGTCCCCGCCGGCTGA
- a CDS encoding MerR family transcriptional regulator, producing the protein MRIGELAARTGVSVRSLRYYEEKGLLASTRTAAGQRVYPERAVDRVVRIQELFAAGLASGVIAQLLPCIHDEDGSPNETATPWLAATLRAERDRIDAGIRDLQRAREVLDDVIDTAGAGP; encoded by the coding sequence ATGCGGATCGGTGAACTCGCGGCGCGGACCGGCGTGAGCGTGCGGTCGCTGCGGTACTACGAGGAGAAGGGCCTGCTCGCGTCCACGCGCACCGCGGCGGGGCAGCGCGTGTATCCGGAACGGGCCGTCGACCGGGTCGTGCGCATTCAGGAACTGTTCGCGGCGGGGCTCGCCAGCGGAGTCATCGCCCAGTTGCTGCCCTGCATCCACGACGAGGACGGTTCGCCGAACGAGACCGCGACGCCGTGGCTCGCCGCCACGCTGCGCGCGGAGCGCGACCGCATCGACGCGGGCATCCGCGACCTCCAGCGCGCCCGCGAGGTCCTCGACGACGTGATCGACACCGCCGGTGCAGGTCCGTGA
- a CDS encoding MerR family transcriptional regulator produces MRIGEVAHRSGVSARMLRHYDALGLVRPSHRSSSGYREYTDGDIRRIFHVESLRSLGLSLKEIGRALDDPSFAPDQLVTEMIARARERIRLETELVERLRRVSASGPADWEQVLDVVNLLSHLDSVTPAARQRAALTGRAPAEALAEALLKEESTNVAGALRWALARTDAGDLAPLIEALDSPAPDARRRAVEALAEAPGQDDALRTGLENDDGSVRVIAAVALGLRGDPAAVPELLRMVREGEKDVDAAEALGVIAAASPDAERISIELAATARDSAEYAVRQRVAQALAEIPTPGAEAALRALADDADPRIAGTAAFILRRPER; encoded by the coding sequence ATGCGGATCGGCGAGGTGGCGCACCGCTCGGGCGTGAGCGCCCGCATGCTGCGGCACTACGACGCGCTGGGCCTCGTCCGCCCCTCGCACCGGTCGTCGTCGGGGTACCGGGAGTACACCGACGGCGACATCCGGCGCATCTTCCACGTCGAGAGCCTGCGCTCACTCGGACTGTCCCTCAAGGAGATCGGGCGCGCGCTCGACGACCCGTCGTTCGCACCCGATCAGCTCGTCACCGAGATGATCGCGCGCGCTCGCGAGCGGATCCGTCTCGAGACGGAACTGGTGGAGCGGTTGCGGCGGGTCTCGGCCAGCGGCCCTGCCGATTGGGAGCAGGTCCTCGACGTGGTGAACCTCCTCTCGCACCTCGACAGTGTCACCCCCGCCGCGCGGCAGCGTGCTGCGCTCACGGGGCGGGCCCCCGCCGAAGCCCTGGCCGAGGCGCTGCTCAAGGAGGAGAGCACGAACGTGGCGGGCGCGCTCCGCTGGGCGCTCGCGCGGACCGATGCAGGGGACCTGGCGCCCCTGATCGAGGCGCTCGACTCCCCCGCCCCGGACGCCCGTCGGCGCGCCGTCGAAGCGCTCGCCGAGGCGCCCGGTCAGGACGATGCCCTGCGGACCGGACTCGAGAACGACGACGGCTCCGTCCGGGTGATCGCCGCCGTCGCGTTGGGACTGCGCGGCGATCCGGCGGCCGTCCCGGAGCTCCTGCGCATGGTGCGCGAGGGCGAGAAGGACGTCGACGCTGCGGAGGCGCTGGGAGTCATCGCCGCCGCGAGCCCCGACGCGGAGCGGATCAGCATCGAGCTGGCGGCCACCGCGCGGGATTCCGCGGAGTACGCTGTGCGGCAGCGGGTCGCGCAGGCACTCGCCGAGATCCCCACCCCGGGCGCGGAAGCGGCGCTGCGCGCCCTCGCGGACGACGCCGACCCGCGGATCGCCGGTACCGCCGCATTCATCCTGCGGCGGCCGGAGCGCTGA
- a CDS encoding YegP family protein, with amino-acid sequence MAGKFEVYEDNSGKFRFRLKAGNGEVVASGQAYASRKGAHDGAAAVQRAAEGAKVVDVDKE; translated from the coding sequence ATGGCAGGCAAGTTCGAGGTGTACGAGGACAACTCCGGCAAGTTCCGGTTCCGGCTCAAGGCCGGCAACGGCGAGGTCGTGGCGTCGGGCCAGGCCTACGCCTCGCGGAAGGGCGCCCACGACGGTGCCGCCGCCGTGCAGCGCGCCGCAGAGGGCGCGAAGGTGGTCGACGTCGACAAGGAGTGA
- a CDS encoding aminoglycoside phosphotransferase family protein encodes MHDLDSWRDVLDRWDLSPDGAPFATPGSDLLPVRWHGRPAMLKRANAAEERAGAAVLRWWAGDGAAEVFAHEGDTVLMERATGSGDLMAMALGGRDDEATRILCGTVEHLHRARPGAPDADLVPLHDWFASLAAARDADVRYRRSWVEATTLFATPRDEVILHGDVHHDNVLDFGDRGWLAIDPKCVVGERGYDYANLLTNPDLPTAADPARFARQLDVIVTESGLPRERLLRWVIAFAGLSAAWFDEDGETDERERDLAVADLAAAHLAEAGA; translated from the coding sequence GTGCACGACCTCGATTCCTGGCGGGACGTCCTCGATCGCTGGGACCTCTCCCCCGACGGTGCGCCCTTCGCCACGCCCGGCAGCGACCTGCTGCCCGTGCGCTGGCACGGACGGCCAGCGATGCTCAAGCGCGCGAACGCCGCGGAGGAGCGAGCGGGGGCGGCCGTGCTGCGCTGGTGGGCCGGCGACGGTGCCGCGGAGGTCTTCGCGCACGAGGGCGACACCGTGCTGATGGAACGCGCGACCGGTTCCGGGGACCTGATGGCGATGGCGCTGGGCGGGCGCGACGACGAGGCCACCCGGATCCTGTGCGGCACCGTCGAACACCTGCACCGGGCGCGGCCCGGTGCGCCGGACGCCGACCTCGTGCCACTGCACGACTGGTTCGCCTCGCTCGCGGCGGCGCGGGACGCAGATGTGCGGTACCGGCGGTCCTGGGTGGAGGCCACGACCCTGTTCGCGACCCCGCGCGACGAAGTGATCCTGCACGGCGACGTGCACCACGACAACGTTCTCGACTTCGGCGATCGCGGATGGCTGGCGATCGACCCGAAGTGCGTCGTCGGGGAACGCGGCTACGACTACGCCAACCTGCTGACCAACCCGGACCTGCCGACCGCCGCGGATCCGGCGCGCTTCGCGCGCCAGCTCGACGTGATCGTCACCGAATCCGGGCTACCGCGCGAGCGCCTGCTGCGGTGGGTGATCGCGTTCGCGGGACTCTCCGCGGCGTGGTTCGACGAGGACGGCGAGACCGACGAGCGGGAGCGGGATCTCGCCGTCGCCGATCTCGCCGCCGCGCACCTCGCAGAGGCAGGGGCGTGA
- a CDS encoding LppP/LprE family lipoprotein — translation MRKPLIALALSAAAVGAAAGTVGTGAAAATPTPCPAVPQDRIDAAIRTVAPPLPGVSWQATARGSSIGCTLNWVRLDTAGGTGSSPVQILLFDQMKYAGTTTPKAHAYTSVVGTSEPGQITVRFKWLNPGDANANPTGQADVRYQALPQDTPQPLDPIPPQVAG, via the coding sequence ATGCGCAAACCCCTGATCGCACTCGCGCTGTCCGCGGCGGCCGTCGGCGCGGCGGCCGGCACCGTCGGCACCGGAGCCGCGGCGGCGACCCCGACGCCGTGCCCGGCCGTCCCCCAGGACCGCATCGACGCCGCGATCCGTACCGTCGCCCCGCCCCTGCCCGGCGTGTCGTGGCAGGCGACGGCCCGCGGCTCGTCGATCGGCTGCACGCTGAACTGGGTGCGGCTGGATACGGCGGGCGGAACGGGAAGCTCGCCCGTGCAGATCCTGCTGTTCGACCAGATGAAGTACGCCGGGACGACCACCCCGAAGGCGCACGCCTACACATCGGTGGTCGGAACCTCTGAACCCGGGCAGATCACCGTGCGGTTCAAGTGGCTCAACCCCGGTGATGCGAACGCGAACCCCACGGGCCAGGCCGACGTTCGCTACCAGGCGTTGCCGCAGGACACCCCGCAACCGCTGGACCCGATCCCGCCCCAGGTCGCGGGCTGA
- a CDS encoding SPFH domain-containing protein: MAAQMGIMDRVRGELVDIIEWLEDNRSTMAWRFPRYNNEIKNGAQLIVREGQEALFVYRGQLADRYGSGNYQLVSENMPVMSTLQGWPHGFKSPFRSEVYFVNTRPITDLRWGTANPITIRDQDFGMVQVRANGLCVVRVVDSPTFLRQVIGTDSNVDSDEIAELLRRTITTAFSEMLIETGVGAIDLQARQRELAAKLQEYVQSRINQQYGLACEAVELNISLPDEITQAMTRGVARGVEEKGYYGNVGDMNRFQQGRAADAMLGAATNEGGGGAGDFLGAGMGMAMGQQFAQNFRSQQVPAQAAQPGSGAAQSGPPPLPNAQVFHVEQNGQSAGPFPLEQLRTMNLTPQTLVWSPALTDWTPAGQVPALASLFGRTPPPLPPRT, from the coding sequence GTGGCAGCGCAGATGGGGATCATGGACCGGGTCCGCGGGGAACTCGTCGACATCATCGAGTGGCTCGAGGACAACCGCTCGACGATGGCGTGGCGGTTCCCGCGCTACAACAACGAGATCAAGAACGGCGCGCAGCTCATCGTGCGCGAGGGCCAGGAAGCCCTGTTCGTCTACCGCGGGCAGCTCGCCGACCGGTACGGCTCGGGCAACTACCAGCTGGTCTCGGAGAACATGCCCGTCATGTCCACGCTGCAGGGCTGGCCGCACGGCTTCAAGAGCCCGTTCCGGAGCGAGGTCTACTTCGTCAACACCCGCCCCATCACCGATCTGCGGTGGGGCACGGCGAATCCGATCACCATCCGGGACCAGGACTTCGGCATGGTTCAGGTGCGTGCGAACGGCCTCTGCGTCGTGCGCGTCGTCGACTCGCCGACGTTCCTGCGCCAGGTGATCGGGACCGACTCCAACGTCGACTCGGACGAGATCGCCGAGCTGCTGCGCCGCACCATCACCACGGCCTTCTCCGAGATGCTCATCGAGACCGGCGTCGGTGCGATCGACCTGCAGGCCCGGCAGCGCGAACTCGCGGCGAAGCTGCAGGAGTACGTGCAGTCCAGGATCAACCAGCAGTACGGGCTCGCCTGCGAGGCCGTCGAGCTGAACATCTCGCTGCCCGACGAGATCACGCAGGCCATGACCCGCGGCGTCGCTCGCGGCGTGGAGGAGAAGGGCTACTACGGCAACGTCGGCGACATGAACCGCTTCCAACAGGGACGCGCCGCCGACGCGATGCTCGGCGCCGCGACCAACGAGGGAGGCGGCGGGGCCGGTGACTTCCTGGGCGCCGGCATGGGCATGGCGATGGGCCAGCAGTTCGCCCAGAACTTCCGGAGCCAGCAGGTACCGGCTCAGGCCGCGCAGCCGGGTTCCGGTGCGGCGCAGTCCGGCCCGCCGCCGCTGCCGAACGCACAGGTCTTCCACGTGGAGCAGAACGGACAGTCCGCCGGGCCGTTCCCGCTCGAACAGTTGCGCACCATGAACCTCACCCCGCAGACGCTCGTGTGGTCGCCCGCGCTCACCGACTGGACCCCGGCCGGGCAGGTGCCCGCGCTGGCGTCGTTGTTCGGCCGGACTCCGCCGCCGCTGCCGCCGCGGACGTAG
- a CDS encoding HEAT repeat domain-containing protein encodes MARTLLDHQNASIRLRAALDAGTAPGTVDAAALVERCAVEPDFFVRDMLTWALTRLPAAATVPLLRAELASPVPQARSQALHSLSKIGGAAAAPAFAEAVALSGDPDGEVAKAAWRTAGVLAPDAAARRSAAGALAAQLGRGDAQTRRSLSRSILALGDEGIAAVEGATVTSDAVRQHVAEIARLLEDPDSGFAGSVHEAQRVAALGRAE; translated from the coding sequence ATGGCCCGGACCCTGCTCGACCATCAGAACGCCTCGATCCGCCTGCGCGCGGCGCTCGACGCGGGCACTGCGCCCGGCACCGTCGACGCCGCCGCGCTCGTGGAGCGGTGCGCGGTCGAGCCGGACTTCTTCGTGCGCGACATGCTCACCTGGGCACTGACGCGGCTCCCCGCGGCCGCGACGGTGCCGCTGTTGCGGGCGGAGCTCGCGTCGCCGGTGCCGCAGGCCCGGAGTCAGGCGCTGCACTCGCTGTCGAAGATCGGCGGCGCCGCGGCCGCACCGGCGTTCGCGGAGGCCGTCGCCCTCAGCGGGGACCCCGACGGCGAGGTGGCGAAGGCCGCGTGGCGCACGGCCGGTGTGCTCGCCCCGGACGCCGCGGCCCGACGGTCGGCCGCCGGCGCTCTGGCCGCGCAGCTCGGGCGCGGGGACGCCCAGACGCGCCGCAGCCTGAGCCGCAGCATCCTCGCGCTCGGTGACGAGGGCATCGCCGCGGTGGAGGGCGCGACCGTGACGAGCGACGCCGTGCGGCAGCACGTGGCGGAGATCGCGCGGCTGCTCGAGGACCCGGACTCGGGGTTCGCGGGCTCGGTCCACGAGGCGCAGCGCGTGGCTGCGCTCGGCCGCGCGGAGTGA
- a CDS encoding nitroreductase/quinone reductase family protein has protein sequence MSDFNQAIIDEFRANGGTVTAMGFGRALALVHSVGAKSGEPRVNPLAAIRDDLGWLLPASAGGSPKNPAWYHNLKAHPDIEIEYPNDEGGISTAQVTATELTGAERDEAWARFKARSSGFAEYEKAAQGRVIPVFRLTPR, from the coding sequence GTGAGCGACTTCAATCAGGCCATCATCGACGAGTTCCGTGCCAACGGCGGCACCGTGACCGCCATGGGCTTCGGCCGGGCGCTCGCGCTCGTCCACAGCGTCGGAGCCAAATCCGGAGAACCGCGGGTGAATCCGCTGGCGGCGATCCGCGACGACCTGGGCTGGCTGCTGCCCGCGTCCGCCGGCGGCTCTCCGAAGAACCCCGCCTGGTACCACAACCTCAAGGCCCACCCGGACATCGAGATCGAGTACCCGAACGACGAGGGTGGAATCTCCACCGCGCAGGTCACCGCTACCGAGCTGACCGGAGCCGAGCGCGATGAGGCGTGGGCGCGGTTCAAGGCCCGTTCCTCGGGTTTCGCGGAGTACGAGAAGGCGGCGCAGGGGCGCGTGATCCCCGTCTTCCGGCTGACGCCGCGCTGA
- a CDS encoding alkene reductase, with amino-acid sequence MSLLTPYRSRTLDLPNRVVMAPMTRLRSTPDGSPTADVADYYRQRAGAGLLVTEGMWPHSSGQSEAWVPGLATDRHEGAWARVVDAVHAEGGRIVAQLMHGGRKGHPAARIDGSVPAGPSAVPDGDVLHLLDGSKAAWPRPTAMSIAAIEATIAHYAASARRAVAAGFDGVELHGANSYLIHQFLADNTNLRDDRYGGSTTNRMRFALEVVDAVTEVVGAERTAIRLSPGNPQFSMVERDPAALYRRLVEELGRRDLMYLHLTDNDDYPALADLRPRFDGTVIANIGENRAPTSAPAAERALADGADLVSFGRAFIANPDLVERIRRGLPLAAIREDVLYGRTAEGYSDYPCAAVSAGGDR; translated from the coding sequence ATGTCACTCCTCACGCCGTACCGCAGCCGCACCCTCGACCTCCCCAACCGGGTAGTCATGGCGCCGATGACGCGCCTGCGCTCGACGCCCGACGGCTCGCCGACCGCCGACGTCGCCGACTACTACCGCCAGCGCGCCGGTGCCGGCCTCCTCGTGACGGAGGGCATGTGGCCGCATTCGTCCGGTCAGAGCGAGGCGTGGGTGCCCGGGCTCGCGACGGACCGTCACGAGGGCGCCTGGGCGCGGGTCGTCGACGCCGTCCACGCCGAGGGCGGCCGGATCGTCGCCCAGCTCATGCACGGCGGCCGCAAGGGACACCCCGCCGCACGGATCGACGGATCGGTGCCCGCGGGACCGTCGGCGGTGCCCGACGGCGACGTACTGCACCTGCTCGACGGCTCGAAGGCGGCCTGGCCGCGCCCCACGGCGATGTCGATCGCCGCCATCGAGGCGACGATCGCGCACTACGCGGCCTCCGCACGGCGGGCGGTGGCGGCGGGATTCGACGGGGTGGAGCTGCATGGTGCCAACAGCTACCTGATCCACCAGTTCCTCGCCGACAACACCAACCTTCGTGATGACCGCTACGGCGGGTCCACGACGAACCGGATGCGGTTCGCCCTCGAGGTGGTCGACGCGGTGACGGAGGTCGTGGGCGCCGAGCGCACGGCCATCCGCCTGTCGCCCGGCAACCCGCAGTTCTCGATGGTCGAACGCGATCCCGCGGCGCTCTACCGTCGCCTCGTCGAGGAGTTGGGGCGCCGCGACCTGATGTACCTGCACCTCACCGACAACGACGACTACCCGGCGCTGGCGGACCTGCGGCCGCGCTTCGACGGCACCGTCATCGCCAATATCGGCGAGAATCGCGCGCCCACCTCGGCGCCCGCCGCCGAGCGCGCGCTCGCCGACGGCGCCGATCTGGTCTCCTTCGGCCGCGCGTTCATCGCGAACCCCGATCTGGTGGAACGCATTCGGCGGGGTCTGCCACTCGCGGCCATCCGTGAGGACGTGCTCTACGGACGCACGGCGGAGGGTTACAGCGACTACCCGTGCGCCGCAGTGTCAGCCGGCGGGGACCGGTAG
- a CDS encoding phosphocholine-specific phospholipase C, which produces MSTANRRTFLRGALTGGIVAGMGLLPSSLTEALAQPAPAGGLDGLEHVIFLMQENRSFDHYYGRLRGVRGFADPAAIRLRSGHDVFLQPTRSGLAVPPFPVRGAAERQRMDAENIDALDHTWKGGHAALADGWHDGWIAAKTDSTMAYYDREDIPFHYALADAFTICDHYYCSSPTSTSPNRNFFFSGTTGFEPGTGERAVENTAYDRGHPGYDWPCIGEILQRAGVSWQVYQEWDNFTDNNIEFFRRFKAVSKAVFADFGVEIDDFYQGLRRLPAAEAHRRSGEVDARARALGSEDRELFFRGLRRTATGTLTDRIAADIAAGALPTVSYVVASERESEHPSGSSPRASANLVYRILDALGRNPEVWRKTALFLLYDENDGYFDHVPPPRPPRDRSDEWVGDLPLGLGDRVPMTIVSPWTVGGFVASETFDHTSTLRFLERWLGVSVPAISGWRRTVCGDLTSAFDFRVPRSLPPRARPRPVGALSPRWKPHAPAVGTRPGQEPGERPARPLPYVPAATAAPGPDGVRLRLSNTGTRSAHFIVFPYHTPDAVPVHADVLGERNLVIPAPGGRYDLLVLGPAGEHWEFVSAPAAAG; this is translated from the coding sequence GTGAGCACTGCGAATCGGCGGACCTTCCTCAGAGGCGCCCTCACCGGCGGTATCGTCGCGGGCATGGGCCTGCTCCCATCGTCGCTGACCGAGGCGCTGGCCCAACCCGCGCCCGCGGGCGGCCTCGACGGCCTGGAACACGTCATCTTCCTGATGCAGGAGAACCGCTCCTTCGACCACTACTACGGCCGTCTCCGCGGGGTGCGGGGGTTCGCCGACCCCGCCGCCATCCGCCTGCGCTCCGGCCACGACGTCTTCCTCCAACCCACCCGGTCCGGCCTGGCGGTGCCGCCGTTCCCGGTGCGGGGTGCGGCCGAGCGGCAGCGGATGGACGCGGAGAACATCGACGCGCTCGACCACACGTGGAAGGGCGGCCACGCGGCGCTCGCCGACGGTTGGCACGACGGATGGATCGCCGCCAAGACCGACTCGACGATGGCCTACTACGACCGCGAGGACATCCCGTTCCACTACGCCCTCGCCGACGCCTTCACGATCTGCGACCACTACTACTGCAGCTCGCCCACATCGACCTCGCCGAATCGCAACTTCTTCTTCTCCGGCACCACCGGGTTCGAGCCCGGCACCGGTGAGCGGGCCGTCGAGAACACCGCCTACGACCGCGGCCACCCCGGCTACGACTGGCCGTGCATCGGCGAGATCCTCCAGCGTGCAGGCGTCTCCTGGCAGGTGTATCAGGAGTGGGACAACTTCACCGACAACAACATCGAGTTCTTCCGCCGCTTCAAGGCGGTGTCGAAGGCCGTTTTCGCCGACTTCGGCGTCGAGATCGACGACTTCTACCAGGGCCTGCGCCGCCTCCCCGCGGCGGAGGCGCACCGTCGATCGGGAGAGGTGGACGCCCGCGCCCGGGCGCTGGGGTCCGAGGACCGCGAGCTCTTCTTCCGCGGCCTGCGCCGCACCGCCACCGGCACGCTCACGGACCGGATCGCCGCGGACATCGCCGCGGGCGCACTGCCCACGGTCAGCTACGTGGTGGCCTCGGAGCGGGAATCGGAGCACCCCAGCGGCTCGTCGCCGCGTGCGTCCGCCAACCTCGTGTACCGCATCCTCGACGCCCTCGGCCGCAATCCCGAGGTGTGGCGGAAGACGGCGCTGTTCCTGCTCTACGACGAGAACGACGGCTACTTCGACCACGTGCCGCCGCCGCGCCCGCCGCGCGACCGGTCCGACGAGTGGGTCGGCGACCTTCCGCTCGGGCTCGGGGACCGGGTGCCGATGACGATCGTCTCCCCGTGGACCGTCGGCGGATTCGTCGCGTCCGAGACCTTCGACCACACCTCCACCCTGCGGTTCCTCGAGCGGTGGCTGGGCGTCTCGGTACCCGCGATCTCCGGCTGGCGGCGCACCGTCTGTGGTGATCTGACCAGCGCGTTCGACTTCAGGGTGCCACGCTCGCTGCCCCCGCGGGCGCGGCCCCGCCCCGTCGGCGCGCTCAGCCCGCGCTGGAAGCCGCACGCTCCCGCCGTCGGTACCCGCCCGGGCCAGGAGCCGGGCGAACGACCGGCCCGTCCGCTGCCGTACGTGCCCGCCGCCACCGCGGCACCCGGACCCGACGGTGTCCGACTCCGCCTGTCCAACACGGGGACCCGGAGCGCCCACTTCATCGTCTTCCCGTACCACACACCCGATGCGGTGCCGGTGCACGCCGACGTGCTCGGCGAGCGGAACCTCGTGATCCCCGCGCCGGGCGGCCGCTACGACCTGCTGGTCCTCGGTCCCGCCGGGGAGCACTGGGAGTTCGTCAGCGCTCCGGCCGCCGCAGGATGA
- a CDS encoding TetR/AcrR family transcriptional regulator has protein sequence MSETTLTRDAIVAEAVRLADEGGLEKVSMRRIADALGAGAMSLYRHVPDKDSLVRDMAASVGAEYLYPPELLGDPDWRTRAHVAAEADMRLYLHHPWVLLAHSMPRAAMAPSAVSCFHWLVEAFSHLTGAVADSAELTLHVWNHVQGAGIGAVGRLLLAPGSSLDGAGFVADLADNPVIEELPLLKELVEVDRPDLCAAMPLLHAGIDALCAGFAERYRR, from the coding sequence GTGTCCGAGACCACGCTGACGCGCGACGCCATCGTGGCGGAGGCCGTCCGGCTCGCCGACGAGGGCGGCCTCGAGAAGGTGTCCATGCGGCGCATCGCGGACGCCCTCGGTGCGGGCGCCATGTCGCTCTACCGCCACGTACCCGACAAGGACAGCCTCGTCCGGGACATGGCCGCATCCGTGGGCGCCGAGTACCTGTACCCGCCGGAGCTGCTGGGCGACCCGGACTGGCGCACGCGCGCGCACGTCGCCGCCGAGGCGGACATGCGGCTGTACCTGCACCACCCGTGGGTGCTGCTGGCCCATTCCATGCCGCGCGCCGCGATGGCACCGTCCGCCGTCTCGTGCTTCCACTGGCTGGTCGAGGCGTTCAGCCACCTCACCGGAGCCGTCGCTGATTCGGCGGAACTCACGCTCCACGTGTGGAACCACGTTCAGGGCGCGGGCATCGGCGCGGTCGGGCGGCTGCTCCTGGCCCCGGGTTCGTCACTCGACGGGGCCGGATTCGTGGCCGACCTCGCCGACAATCCGGTGATCGAGGAGCTGCCGCTGCTCAAGGAGCTCGTCGAGGTGGACCGGCCGGACCTGTGCGCCGCGATGCCGCTGCTGCACGCCGGGATCGATGCGCTGTGCGCCGGTTTCGCGGAGCGATACCGGCGCTGA